A region from the Danaus plexippus chromosome 26, MEX_DaPlex, whole genome shotgun sequence genome encodes:
- the LOC116774401 gene encoding torso-like protein isoform X3, with protein MGLHGWCSERVMVRWALVLLVAVACHAATLDSELGVGKSINIFMRYGYLSICMRVVPRNDTDGWVFREPTVNVFKDVDQLVLAPKPRTAKTLFDGDFHMEFCDNLKQLLQAYFRDFSFERLERPWRAFTAGWPTDIMARNLGINSSFITGDHCYVLVRVSRFRETAKLKEIPSDISVEDVVYEAIDETNVGDTVSIADFIRKYGSHYIASYVTGNSLYQVFVFSRGVYSRIRERVKSKGVGSIPPADIDNYFSPLYAEHIGAVKVFVFSRTVYSVIKERLKSKGVGDITAKELEGYFSPWQAKHIGQIKVASGNKTVESWAMKKLRVHYYIFSYPSLLKLHGEPALLRNLDTLLGNEALLQLELKTLSPAFKDVKKKKWFEEVIDNYLKLWESNM; from the exons GTGTTCAGAGCGTGTGATGGTCCGCTGGGCGCTGGTACTCCTAGTGGCTGTAGCTTGCCACGCCGCCACACTCGACTCGGAGCTGGGCGTCGGCAAATCCATCAACATCTTCATGAG ATATGGCTACCTCAGTATATGCATGCGAGTGGTACCACGCAACGACACAGATGGCTGGGTGTTCAGAGAACCAACTGTCAACGTGTTCAAAGACGTCGACCAGCTGGTTCTGGCCCCAAAACCGAGGACAGCAAAAACGCTGTTCGACGGTGACTTCCACATGGAGTTCTGCGATAACTTGAAACAGCTATTACAGGCGTACTTTAGAGACTTCAGCTTTGAGAG gTTAGAACGTCCGTGGCGGGCGTTCACAGCTGGCTGGCCCACGGACATCATGGCTAGGAACCTTGGAATCAACTCATCATTCATCACTGGCGATCATTGCTACGTGCTAGTGAGAGTATCCAG GTTCCGCGAAACCGCCAAGCTGAAAGAGATACCGTCCGATATTTCCGTCGAGGACGTAGTGTATGAGGCGATTGATGAAACTAATGTCGGCGACACGGTGTCCATAGCTGACTTCATACGGAAATATGGCTCGCATTATATAGCGTCATATGTCACTGGGAATTCACTGTATCAG gtatTCGTGTTCTCTCGCGGCGTGTACTCTCGTATACGGGAGCGAGTGAAATCAAAGGGCGTGGGTTCTATACCGCCAGCTGACATCGACAATTACTTCTCACCGCTGTACGCTGAACATATAGGAGCTGTCAAG GTGTTTGTGTTCTCTAGAACCGTATACTCAGTTATCAAAGAAAGACTTAAAAGCAAAGGCGTCGGTGACATTACAGCCAAGGAGCTGGAGGGATATTTCTCACCCTGGCAAGCCAAACATATCGGTCAGATAAAG GTCGCGAGCGGGAACAAAACTGTCGAGAGTTGGGCGATGAAGAAGTTAAgagtacattattatattttctcatatCCGAGTTTGTTGAAGCTGCACGGAGAGCCGGCGTTGTTGAGAAATTTGGACACGTTGCTAGGCAACGAAGCGTTGCTGCAACTAGAACTGAAAACACTATCGCCAGCATTCAAAGacgttaaaaagaaaaagtggTTCGAAGAAGTTATagacaattatttaaagttatggGAGAGTAATATGTGA
- the LOC116774401 gene encoding torso-like protein isoform X2 has protein sequence MGLHGWCSERVMVRWALVLLVAVACHAATLDSELGVGKSINIFMRYGYLSICMRVVPRNDTDGWVFREPTVNVFKDVDQLVLAPKPRTAKTLFDGDFHMEFCDNLKQLLQAYFRDFSFERLERPWRAFTAGWPTDIMARNLGINSSFITGDHCYVLVRVSRFRETAKLKEIPSDISVEDVVYEAIDETNVGDTVSIADFIRKYGSHYIASYVTGNSLYQVFVFSRTVYSVIKERLKSKGVGDITAKELEGYFSPWQAKHIGQIKVASGNKTVESWAMKKLRVHYYIFSYPSLLKLHGEPALLRNLDTLLGNEALLQLELKTLSPAFKDVKKKKWFEEVIDNYLKLWESNM, from the exons GTGTTCAGAGCGTGTGATGGTCCGCTGGGCGCTGGTACTCCTAGTGGCTGTAGCTTGCCACGCCGCCACACTCGACTCGGAGCTGGGCGTCGGCAAATCCATCAACATCTTCATGAG ATATGGCTACCTCAGTATATGCATGCGAGTGGTACCACGCAACGACACAGATGGCTGGGTGTTCAGAGAACCAACTGTCAACGTGTTCAAAGACGTCGACCAGCTGGTTCTGGCCCCAAAACCGAGGACAGCAAAAACGCTGTTCGACGGTGACTTCCACATGGAGTTCTGCGATAACTTGAAACAGCTATTACAGGCGTACTTTAGAGACTTCAGCTTTGAGAG gTTAGAACGTCCGTGGCGGGCGTTCACAGCTGGCTGGCCCACGGACATCATGGCTAGGAACCTTGGAATCAACTCATCATTCATCACTGGCGATCATTGCTACGTGCTAGTGAGAGTATCCAG GTTCCGCGAAACCGCCAAGCTGAAAGAGATACCGTCCGATATTTCCGTCGAGGACGTAGTGTATGAGGCGATTGATGAAACTAATGTCGGCGACACGGTGTCCATAGCTGACTTCATACGGAAATATGGCTCGCATTATATAGCGTCATATGTCACTGGGAATTCACTGTATCAG GTGTTTGTGTTCTCTAGAACCGTATACTCAGTTATCAAAGAAAGACTTAAAAGCAAAGGCGTCGGTGACATTACAGCCAAGGAGCTGGAGGGATATTTCTCACCCTGGCAAGCCAAACATATCGGTCAGATAAAG GTCGCGAGCGGGAACAAAACTGTCGAGAGTTGGGCGATGAAGAAGTTAAgagtacattattatattttctcatatCCGAGTTTGTTGAAGCTGCACGGAGAGCCGGCGTTGTTGAGAAATTTGGACACGTTGCTAGGCAACGAAGCGTTGCTGCAACTAGAACTGAAAACACTATCGCCAGCATTCAAAGacgttaaaaagaaaaagtggTTCGAAGAAGTTATagacaattatttaaagttatggGAGAGTAATATGTGA
- the LOC116774401 gene encoding torso-like protein isoform X1, which produces MGLHGWCSERVMVRWALVLLVAVACHAATLDSELGVGKSINIFMRYGYLSICMRVVPRNDTDGWVFREPTVNVFKDVDQLVLAPKPRTAKTLFDGDFHMEFCDNLKQLLQAYFRDFSFERLERPWRAFTAGWPTDIMARNLGINSSFITGDHCYVLVRVSRFRETAKLKEIPSDISVEDVVYEAIDETNVGDTVSIADFIRKYGSHYIASYVTGNSLYQVFVFSRGVYSRIRERVKSKGVGSIPPADIDNYFSPLYAEHIGAVKVASGNKTVESWAMKKLRVHYYIFSYPSLLKLHGEPALLRNLDTLLGNEALLQLELKTLSPAFKDVKKKKWFEEVIDNYLKLWESNM; this is translated from the exons GTGTTCAGAGCGTGTGATGGTCCGCTGGGCGCTGGTACTCCTAGTGGCTGTAGCTTGCCACGCCGCCACACTCGACTCGGAGCTGGGCGTCGGCAAATCCATCAACATCTTCATGAG ATATGGCTACCTCAGTATATGCATGCGAGTGGTACCACGCAACGACACAGATGGCTGGGTGTTCAGAGAACCAACTGTCAACGTGTTCAAAGACGTCGACCAGCTGGTTCTGGCCCCAAAACCGAGGACAGCAAAAACGCTGTTCGACGGTGACTTCCACATGGAGTTCTGCGATAACTTGAAACAGCTATTACAGGCGTACTTTAGAGACTTCAGCTTTGAGAG gTTAGAACGTCCGTGGCGGGCGTTCACAGCTGGCTGGCCCACGGACATCATGGCTAGGAACCTTGGAATCAACTCATCATTCATCACTGGCGATCATTGCTACGTGCTAGTGAGAGTATCCAG GTTCCGCGAAACCGCCAAGCTGAAAGAGATACCGTCCGATATTTCCGTCGAGGACGTAGTGTATGAGGCGATTGATGAAACTAATGTCGGCGACACGGTGTCCATAGCTGACTTCATACGGAAATATGGCTCGCATTATATAGCGTCATATGTCACTGGGAATTCACTGTATCAG gtatTCGTGTTCTCTCGCGGCGTGTACTCTCGTATACGGGAGCGAGTGAAATCAAAGGGCGTGGGTTCTATACCGCCAGCTGACATCGACAATTACTTCTCACCGCTGTACGCTGAACATATAGGAGCTGTCAAG GTCGCGAGCGGGAACAAAACTGTCGAGAGTTGGGCGATGAAGAAGTTAAgagtacattattatattttctcatatCCGAGTTTGTTGAAGCTGCACGGAGAGCCGGCGTTGTTGAGAAATTTGGACACGTTGCTAGGCAACGAAGCGTTGCTGCAACTAGAACTGAAAACACTATCGCCAGCATTCAAAGacgttaaaaagaaaaagtggTTCGAAGAAGTTATagacaattatttaaagttatggGAGAGTAATATGTGA
- the LOC116774309 gene encoding torso-like protein translates to MFLLFLAIFFCCGLCDSEEGDLGYSLNIGNAIDVFANYGDLSQVTQVVSADYEDENEDSIEPFREKNIRVFENVSSVERLGDTMMDMTILLCETFEDLLSTYFQNFKIEGTEKPWKAFLGDWIYDEIMRTFGIEFDSKSDNCCYVLVKLSKVYKSVKMDTSKDIRVKEYVRYAVDNLNVSNSAEVRRFMKSYGTHYIDSYVTGNFIYQVFKYKRSGYNLLKSYIRLQDRRKSNSDSLRFYFSSYFLKQVGDIRIASGNKNLEEWSRNNLRDSQYLFSRPSLLRLHYNPILAFKLNSMLDNGALLGLGLKILKPIFKDKYKMDKYSEIVENDLKLWEVNA, encoded by the exons atgtttttgttgtttttggctatatttttctgttgcGGCCTCTGTGACAGCGAGGAGGGCGATCTTGGATACAGTTTGAACATCGGCAATGCAATAGATGTGTTCGCCAA TTACGGAGATTTATCTCAAGTAACCCAAGTGGTATCTGCTGATTATGAAGATGAGAACGAGGACTCGATAGAGCCTTTCAGAGAGAAAAATATCAGGGTATTCGAAAATGTCAGCAGTGTCGAGAGACTTGGAGACACTATGATGGACATGACAATACTGCTATGTGAGACCTTCGAAGATTTGCTGTCCACTTACTTTCAGAACTTCAAAATAGAAGG TACAGAAAAACCATGGAAGGCGTTTTTGGGAGACTGGATCTACGACGAGATCATGAGGACATTTGGCATTGAATTTGATTCGAAATCTGACAACTGCTGTTATGTTCTGGTCAAGCTGTCAAAAGTATACAAATCTGTCAAAATGGACACATCCAAGGATATCCGGGTGAAGGAATATGTCCGATATGCTGTTGACAATTTAAATGTGTCAAATTCGGCGGAAGTGAGACGATTTATGAAAAGCTACGGCACACACTACATAGACTCATACGTGACCGGAAATTTCATATATCAG gtttttaaatacaaacgaTCAGGTTACAATCTTCTTAAGTCTTATATACGACTACAGGATCGTCGTAAAAGTAATTCTGATAGCCTAAGGTTCTATTTCTCTTCCTACTTCCTTAAACAAGTCGGGGATATCAGG ATCGCCAGTGGTAATAAGAACTTGGAAGAATGGTCTAGAAATAACTTACGTGACAGCCAATATCTGTTTTCAAGACCGAGTCTCTTAAGACTTCATTATAATCCTATACTAGCGTTCAAACTCAACAGTATGCTGGACAACGGAGCCCTACTGGGCCTCggattgaaaatattgaaacctATATTCAAGGATAAGTACAAAATGGACAAATATAGTGAAATTGTTGAAAACGACCTCAAACTGTGGGAAGTCAACGCATAG